Proteins found in one Seonamhaeicola sp. S2-3 genomic segment:
- a CDS encoding VWA domain-containing protein encodes MYQLEEKIWFWALLIIPVIILFFLVLQLWKYKTQRKFADKALLKRISPNTSLFKSVLKIIVLSLAFLCLTLALVNPKIGTKLETVKREGVDIVFAVDVSKSMLAEDIAPNRLEKSKQLVTQIINNLASDRVGIIAYAGKAFPQLPITTDYASAKMFLQGMNTDMLSSQGTAINEAIKLASSYFDDEQQTNRVLIIISDGEDHSEEAAAVAEQASEEGIRIFTIGVGDVKGGPIPIKRNGVVLNYKKDSQGETVITRLNEETLKAIADEANGAYINGKNTKNVVENIKEILTKMDKTEFEAKQFSDFKDQFQWFLGFGIFFLLLDVFLLERKTAWLKKLNLFNENL; translated from the coding sequence ATGTATCAATTAGAAGAAAAAATATGGTTTTGGGCATTATTGATTATTCCGGTAATCATACTATTCTTTTTGGTGCTTCAACTTTGGAAATATAAAACCCAAAGAAAATTTGCTGATAAAGCATTATTAAAAAGAATAAGCCCTAATACCTCGCTATTTAAATCGGTTTTAAAAATCATCGTTTTAAGTTTAGCATTTTTGTGCTTAACCTTAGCATTAGTAAACCCTAAAATAGGCACAAAGTTAGAAACCGTAAAGCGCGAAGGTGTAGATATTGTTTTTGCGGTCGATGTTTCTAAAAGTATGCTTGCAGAAGATATTGCACCAAATCGGTTAGAGAAATCAAAACAGCTGGTTACTCAAATCATCAATAATTTGGCAAGTGACCGCGTAGGTATTATTGCTTACGCAGGAAAAGCATTTCCACAATTACCTATAACAACAGATTATGCTTCGGCTAAAATGTTTTTACAAGGTATGAATACTGATATGCTGTCATCACAAGGAACCGCAATAAATGAAGCCATAAAACTAGCTTCGTCTTATTTTGATGATGAACAACAAACCAATAGAGTACTCATCATTATTTCAGATGGCGAAGACCATAGCGAAGAAGCGGCTGCAGTTGCAGAACAAGCCAGTGAAGAAGGTATTAGAATTTTCACCATTGGTGTAGGCGATGTAAAAGGCGGCCCAATTCCTATAAAAAGAAACGGAGTCGTTTTAAACTATAAAAAAGATAGCCAAGGAGAAACTGTAATTACCCGTTTAAACGAAGAAACGCTTAAAGCCATTGCAGATGAAGCAAACGGAGCTTATATAAATGGTAAAAACACCAAAAATGTAGTAGAAAATATTAAAGAAATATTAACCAAAATGGATAAAACCGAGTTTGAAGCTAAACAGTTTTCAGATTTTAAAGACCAATTTCAATGGTTTTTAGGTTTTGGTATTTTCTTTTTATTACTAGATGTGTTCTTGCTAGAGCGC